In Shouchella patagoniensis, the following are encoded in one genomic region:
- the nirB gene encoding nitrite reductase large subunit NirB, translated as MRQERIVLIGNGMAGIRTIEEILKLEKNRFHITVFGEEQHPNYNRILLSSVLQGDAGVDDIVLNEYSWYEDNGIDLFTGDPIIKIDTKKQVVYSRSGLKKPYDHLLLATGSNPFMLPLPGVEKEGVIAFRNIGDCETMMEAAETYKKAAVIGGGLLGLEAARGLLNLNMDVDVIHIADHLMDRQLDSDAGKMLKAELEQQGMRFHLNKQTVKINGRKRVTGLTFSDQSSLKADLVVMAVGIQPNVGLAKQSGIKVDRAIVVNDCMETNVSNVYAVGECAEHRGIVYGLVAPLYEQGKILASRLCSTGKEELPVYEGSIVYTKLKVSGAEVFSAGQFIDGEETKSIRIHDDFENTFKKVVIRDNCVVGAVLFGDTSDSSRLLSMMRSKTDISQMSKASLLPSEAEGGQGESLVAAMEDGDTVCGCNGVTKGEIVCAIKDQGLTTVNEIKQCTNASRSCGGCKPEVTELLALTTGEEVSTVAEPLCGCTTHTHEDVVAAIKEMGLSYVREVMNVLGWHSEAGCSKCRPALNYYLGLVSPLQYKDDPNSRFVNERLHANIQNDGTFSVVPRMYGGVTNPSQLRKIADVADKYNVPLVKVTGGQRIDLLGIEKEHLPNVWKDLGMRSGYAYGKTLRTVKTCVGKDFCRFGTQDSIGLGITIEKKYEGLNTPHKVKMAVSACPRNCAESGIKDVGIVGVEGAWEIYVGGNGGVDLRSAELLCKVQTSEEVLETISAFLQYYREQATYLERTSHWITRVGLDSIKQAIFDDGIGRDALIERMEIALSMHEDPWSEIVDSDEKKTELFKNKSVIAH; from the coding sequence CAAGAACGAATCGTTTTAATTGGAAATGGGATGGCGGGCATTCGAACCATTGAAGAAATCTTGAAACTGGAAAAAAATCGTTTTCACATCACTGTGTTTGGTGAAGAACAGCACCCAAATTACAATCGGATTCTGTTGTCTTCTGTGTTGCAAGGAGACGCGGGTGTGGACGATATTGTGTTAAATGAGTATAGCTGGTATGAAGACAATGGGATTGACCTGTTTACGGGTGACCCGATTATAAAGATTGATACAAAAAAACAGGTCGTTTATAGCCGTAGCGGGCTAAAAAAGCCGTATGACCATTTACTGCTGGCAACAGGTTCTAATCCCTTTATGCTGCCTTTGCCTGGCGTGGAAAAAGAAGGGGTAATTGCGTTTCGTAATATCGGCGATTGTGAAACGATGATGGAAGCGGCGGAAACGTATAAGAAAGCTGCAGTCATTGGTGGTGGCCTGTTAGGACTTGAAGCGGCGAGAGGATTATTAAATTTAAATATGGATGTGGATGTAATCCATATTGCCGATCACTTAATGGACCGGCAGCTCGATTCGGATGCAGGCAAGATGCTAAAAGCAGAATTGGAACAACAAGGGATGCGTTTCCATCTGAATAAACAAACGGTCAAAATTAATGGACGAAAGCGCGTCACGGGACTGACATTTAGCGACCAATCAAGCTTAAAAGCAGATCTCGTTGTCATGGCAGTAGGTATTCAGCCTAATGTGGGATTGGCAAAACAGTCAGGAATTAAAGTCGACCGGGCCATTGTGGTCAATGATTGCATGGAAACCAATGTATCAAACGTATATGCGGTCGGGGAATGTGCGGAACACCGTGGCATTGTTTATGGGCTTGTCGCTCCATTGTATGAACAAGGAAAAATACTTGCTTCCAGACTCTGTTCAACTGGAAAAGAAGAGCTGCCTGTATACGAAGGTTCGATTGTGTATACGAAGTTAAAGGTGTCAGGAGCCGAGGTGTTTTCAGCCGGCCAGTTTATTGATGGGGAAGAGACAAAATCAATTCGGATTCATGATGACTTTGAGAATACGTTTAAAAAAGTAGTCATCCGTGATAATTGTGTCGTGGGGGCAGTCTTGTTTGGGGATACAAGTGATTCGTCCAGGTTATTAAGCATGATGCGCTCAAAAACAGATATTTCCCAGATGAGCAAAGCATCGTTGTTGCCATCTGAAGCTGAAGGCGGCCAAGGTGAGTCACTGGTGGCTGCCATGGAAGATGGGGACACAGTTTGTGGATGTAATGGTGTGACAAAAGGGGAAATCGTTTGTGCCATTAAAGATCAAGGTTTAACGACGGTCAATGAGATTAAACAATGTACGAATGCCTCAAGGTCTTGTGGAGGCTGCAAACCGGAAGTCACTGAGCTGCTTGCACTCACAACTGGGGAAGAGGTTTCGACGGTCGCAGAACCTTTATGTGGATGCACGACGCATACACATGAGGACGTTGTGGCTGCGATTAAAGAAATGGGTTTGTCCTATGTTCGTGAAGTGATGAATGTGCTTGGTTGGCATTCAGAGGCAGGGTGTTCAAAGTGTCGTCCCGCATTAAACTACTATTTAGGCTTAGTCAGCCCATTACAGTATAAAGATGATCCGAACTCACGGTTTGTTAATGAACGGTTGCATGCAAATATTCAAAACGACGGGACGTTCTCAGTTGTGCCAAGAATGTATGGCGGCGTGACCAATCCATCTCAATTGAGAAAAATTGCAGATGTAGCGGATAAATACAATGTGCCGTTGGTAAAAGTCACTGGTGGACAACGCATCGATTTGCTTGGTATTGAAAAAGAGCATTTGCCTAATGTTTGGAAGGATCTTGGCATGCGGTCCGGCTATGCGTACGGAAAGACACTGCGCACAGTGAAGACATGTGTTGGAAAAGACTTTTGTCGTTTTGGTACGCAAGATTCAATTGGTCTTGGGATAACGATTGAAAAGAAATACGAGGGGTTGAACACGCCGCATAAAGTCAAAATGGCTGTTTCTGCCTGCCCGAGAAATTGTGCAGAGTCAGGAATCAAAGACGTGGGCATTGTCGGGGTTGAAGGAGCCTGGGAAATCTATGTTGGCGGGAACGGCGGTGTAGACTTGCGGAGTGCCGAATTGCTATGCAAGGTCCAAACCAGTGAAGAAGTGCTCGAAACCATAAGTGCCTTTTTGCAATACTACCGGGAACAAGCAACGTATTTAGAACGTACTTCTCACTGGATTACTAGGGTCGGTCTTGATTCAATCAAACAGGCGATTTTTGATGATGGAATAGGGCGGGATGCACTAATAGAGCGGATGGAAATCGCTTTGTCGATGCACGAAGATCCGTGGAGCGAAATTGTAGACAGCGATGAGAAAAAGACAGAGTTGTTTAAAAACAAAAGTGTAATAGCTCACTAA
- the nirD gene encoding nitrite reductase small subunit NirD: MTATKEKKKIFVADRNELSIGLGKQVSVDGVVLALFLQSDGTVNAIENACPHKGGPLSDGIVSGEHVFCPLHDWKISTKTGMAQGADKGCVTCFEVEVNNGKVYVFV; encoded by the coding sequence ATGACGGCGACTAAGGAAAAAAAGAAAATATTTGTGGCCGATCGAAATGAGCTTTCAATTGGTCTAGGAAAGCAAGTGAGTGTGGATGGAGTCGTGCTTGCTTTATTTTTACAAAGCGATGGGACTGTAAATGCCATAGAGAATGCCTGTCCCCATAAAGGTGGTCCGCTCTCTGACGGTATCGTGAGTGGGGAACACGTTTTTTGCCCGCTGCATGACTGGAAAATTAGCACAAAAACAGGTATGGCACAAGGGGCGGATAAAGGCTGTGTAACTTGTTTTGAGGTAGAAGTGAATAACGGAAAGGTGTACGTGTTTGTTTAG
- the nirB gene encoding nitrite reductase large subunit NirB has product MRQHLVIIGNGMAGIRLVEEVLNLSPDRFAITVITKEACPSYNRILLSSVLQGVCAFEDIQTHPLTWYQENQVTLRLDEAVQVVDTKTKKIITNARALTYDRLVFATGSDPFILPVPGADKNGVMAFRTIKDCETILSNANTHHRAAVIGGGLLGLEAAKGLIDLGMEVDVVHLSNRIMDRQLDRKASSLLKQELEKQGMRFLLEKETEQILGEKQATGIRFRDGTEIAADLVVMAAGVRPNTKLAQESGVPTGHGILVDDRLCTDVPHVYAVGECAEHKGIIYGLVAPLYEQTKILARELCDQPGLFYRGSVVSAKLKIAGIDVFSSGDLFGDTLDEWSMHQGTKRHYKKLLFNGDCLAGACLVGNIDQSSELVELMRKKTPLSDKEKEQLLNGKGRSKQIRLMPRSDTICQCNAVSKGTIVDAMKKAALTTVEQVAIETKAGSSCGGCKSLVSELMQDVQAGRCEEVAPFIESVCACTNRSQYDLAHEIKKKKLVTFDIVASSLNWKKRDGCSVCRDSVGYYINRFFPDRAPRKQSAVEETDGTFTVAVPMIGGMWKGEQLGLLEQVVRTYQLPGVYLDETSKLQIKGIPLEQVEQVQSALDLPITTPYGKQLHVVLAQDKEGWESGKELADRLFAHFKGDMFPAEIVVSFGEQKVKRMPDMTIRETILGWECYLLSEEKEKLLFMHESTIGFYRMICVLLHSYSEKALYGERINDWIEKEGRITVLETLYASSLRNRLEVSKKKQEVVLSVH; this is encoded by the coding sequence ATGAGACAACATCTTGTCATCATTGGAAACGGGATGGCTGGCATCCGGTTAGTGGAGGAAGTGCTAAACCTTTCTCCAGACCGTTTTGCCATTACAGTGATCACAAAAGAAGCTTGTCCAAGTTATAATCGGATTCTTCTTTCTTCTGTTCTACAAGGCGTGTGTGCATTTGAGGATATTCAAACACACCCACTCACTTGGTATCAAGAAAATCAAGTCACGCTGCGGTTGGATGAAGCGGTACAGGTCGTGGATACAAAGACAAAGAAAATCATCACGAATGCCAGAGCGTTAACCTATGATCGATTGGTTTTCGCGACGGGGTCAGACCCGTTTATACTTCCTGTGCCTGGAGCAGATAAAAACGGCGTTATGGCTTTTCGAACCATAAAGGATTGCGAAACAATTTTAAGCAACGCCAACACACATCATAGAGCAGCTGTCATTGGCGGGGGTCTTCTTGGGCTAGAAGCGGCTAAGGGACTAATTGATTTAGGAATGGAAGTTGATGTCGTTCATCTATCTAATCGCATTATGGATCGGCAACTTGATAGGAAAGCATCTTCCTTATTGAAACAAGAATTAGAGAAACAAGGGATGCGTTTCTTACTTGAAAAGGAAACGGAACAAATTTTAGGGGAAAAACAAGCAACTGGTATCCGTTTTCGCGACGGGACAGAGATAGCCGCGGATTTAGTCGTGATGGCGGCCGGCGTGCGTCCGAACACGAAACTTGCACAAGAAAGCGGCGTGCCGACGGGGCATGGCATTCTTGTGGACGATCGCTTATGTACAGATGTGCCGCATGTTTATGCTGTAGGAGAATGCGCTGAACATAAGGGAATTATTTATGGACTTGTTGCTCCTCTCTACGAACAAACGAAAATTCTTGCCAGAGAGCTATGTGACCAACCCGGGTTATTTTATCGAGGCTCCGTTGTTTCCGCCAAATTGAAGATAGCGGGAATTGATGTGTTCTCTTCTGGTGATTTATTTGGTGATACGTTGGACGAATGGAGCATGCATCAAGGAACAAAAAGGCACTACAAAAAGCTCTTGTTTAACGGAGATTGCCTTGCAGGAGCTTGTTTAGTTGGGAATATTGATCAAAGTAGCGAGCTAGTAGAGCTGATGCGAAAGAAAACGCCATTATCAGATAAGGAGAAAGAGCAGCTATTAAACGGAAAAGGCAGGTCCAAACAAATTCGGTTGATGCCTCGTTCCGATACGATTTGCCAATGCAATGCTGTATCGAAAGGGACCATTGTTGATGCCATGAAAAAAGCGGCATTAACGACTGTTGAGCAAGTAGCAATAGAGACGAAAGCCGGTAGTTCATGTGGAGGTTGCAAGAGCTTGGTGAGTGAATTGATGCAAGATGTCCAAGCGGGAAGATGCGAGGAAGTGGCTCCTTTCATAGAATCCGTCTGTGCATGTACAAACCGTTCCCAATACGATTTAGCGCATGAAATAAAAAAGAAAAAGCTAGTAACCTTCGATATTGTGGCCTCTTCACTTAATTGGAAGAAAAGGGATGGATGCTCCGTTTGCCGCGACTCAGTCGGATATTATATTAACCGGTTCTTTCCGGATAGGGCCCCGAGAAAGCAAAGTGCAGTGGAAGAAACAGACGGTACTTTCACAGTAGCTGTCCCTATGATAGGTGGAATGTGGAAAGGCGAGCAATTGGGGCTATTGGAACAAGTCGTGCGAACTTATCAACTGCCGGGAGTCTATCTGGATGAAACGAGCAAACTTCAGATAAAAGGGATTCCGTTAGAACAAGTGGAGCAAGTTCAATCTGCACTCGACCTGCCGATCACAACTCCTTATGGAAAGCAATTGCATGTCGTGCTCGCTCAAGACAAGGAAGGGTGGGAAAGTGGAAAAGAGCTCGCTGATCGTTTATTTGCTCATTTCAAGGGCGATATGTTTCCAGCAGAAATAGTCGTTTCCTTTGGGGAACAAAAAGTGAAACGAATGCCTGACATGACAATAAGGGAAACGATATTAGGGTGGGAATGTTATCTACTTTCTGAAGAAAAAGAAAAGTTGCTTTTTATGCATGAGTCGACTATCGGTTTTTATCGAATGATTTGCGTATTGCTGCACAGCTATAGCGAAAAAGCACTCTATGGTGAACGAATCAACGATTGGATTGAAAAAGAAGGCAGAATTACCGTTTTAGAAACGCTGTATGCCTCCTCACTCAGGAATAGGTTAGAGGTCTCTAAGAAGAAACAAGAGGTCGTTCTATCTGTGCATTAA
- the nasC gene encoding assimilatory nitrate reductase catalytic subunit NasC has product MAKPVPLLKEQTNKETEILVTHDTQCPFCSVQCKMQLLETKSKHRTSYQMIGKDNPTSKGRLCVKGMHAYQHTLHKDRLSHPLLKVNGEFVPITWEEAYETMTSQVKSIQREDGNDAMAVYGSASITNEEAYVLGKFARVGLRTKHIDYNGRLCMSAAATAASASFGVDRGFTNGLDEIPFSECIVLVGTNLAECQPTLMPYFEEARKHGALIIVVDPRETTTAKLADIHLKLKPGTDAALANGLLKTIIEEGFTDEVFLKERAEGFDDVKAYLASISLATIVNQTGIKEDDLIRAARTFGQARSGMIFTARGIEQQTDGVMAVRNFLNLLIATGKLGKPFSGYGAITGQSNGQGAREHGQKADQLPGYRAIENSEHRSFIADVWGIEATDLPGKGVSAFELFEKMDRKEITGMFLVCSNPVVSNPKADFVKKAIGKLKFFVAVDLFLSETAQLADLVLPTTSFLEDEGTMTNVEGRVTLREASVEPYGESKHDWQIIQDLARALGKEKYFSYTCAEDIFNELRKASKGGIADYYGITYKRLKNGNGILWPCPTLDHPGTPRLFDQTFHRANKKASMVVVPNEAFVPKEAPSPDFPLYLTTGRELAHYLTGVQTRSSPSLLARSFESFMEIHPETAGAYGIQDQSFVQLTSPQGSLVVRARYSDKTRQDTVFVPFHWGGQQNINRLVSANLDPDCRMPGFKVSVVKAEPLKQTR; this is encoded by the coding sequence GTGGCGAAACCGGTCCCTTTGCTGAAGGAGCAAACAAACAAGGAAACAGAGATATTGGTTACCCATGATACCCAATGCCCGTTTTGTAGTGTGCAATGCAAAATGCAATTGTTAGAAACGAAAAGCAAGCATCGCACTTCTTATCAGATGATAGGCAAAGACAATCCAACATCAAAAGGCCGATTATGTGTCAAAGGAATGCACGCTTACCAGCATACACTGCACAAAGACCGGCTTTCACATCCGTTACTGAAAGTGAATGGCGAGTTTGTTCCAATTACTTGGGAAGAGGCTTATGAAACAATGACATCACAAGTGAAGTCAATTCAACGTGAGGACGGAAACGATGCAATGGCGGTTTACGGGAGTGCGTCTATTACAAACGAAGAAGCATATGTGCTAGGAAAATTCGCGCGCGTTGGTTTACGAACAAAACATATCGATTATAACGGTCGGTTGTGCATGTCGGCCGCGGCAACTGCAGCGTCTGCTTCTTTCGGAGTTGACCGGGGTTTTACGAATGGACTTGACGAAATCCCTTTTTCGGAATGCATTGTGCTGGTCGGGACAAATTTAGCTGAATGCCAGCCTACGCTCATGCCTTATTTTGAAGAGGCGAGAAAACATGGCGCGTTGATCATTGTTGTTGATCCTAGAGAAACAACAACGGCCAAACTTGCGGACATCCATTTAAAGCTAAAGCCCGGAACAGATGCGGCACTGGCTAATGGATTGTTAAAAACGATTATAGAAGAAGGTTTCACAGATGAGGTTTTCTTAAAAGAGCGAGCCGAGGGGTTTGATGACGTAAAAGCCTATCTCGCGTCTATCTCGCTGGCGACGATCGTGAACCAAACGGGAATCAAGGAGGACGACCTCATTCGGGCGGCGAGGACGTTTGGTCAAGCTAGAAGCGGGATGATCTTTACCGCGAGGGGCATTGAGCAGCAGACAGATGGTGTCATGGCTGTGAGGAATTTTCTTAATTTGCTCATTGCTACAGGGAAACTGGGAAAACCTTTCTCTGGGTATGGCGCCATTACTGGTCAAAGCAACGGCCAAGGCGCAAGAGAGCATGGTCAAAAAGCCGACCAGCTCCCAGGGTATCGAGCAATTGAGAATTCCGAACATCGATCATTTATTGCCGATGTGTGGGGGATAGAAGCAACCGATTTGCCGGGAAAAGGTGTATCTGCTTTTGAGCTATTTGAAAAAATGGACCGCAAGGAAATTACGGGCATGTTTTTAGTCTGTTCAAATCCGGTTGTCTCCAATCCAAAAGCAGATTTTGTCAAAAAAGCGATCGGAAAGCTGAAATTTTTTGTAGCGGTCGATCTTTTCTTATCGGAAACCGCTCAGCTTGCGGACCTTGTTTTGCCGACAACTTCTTTTTTAGAAGATGAGGGAACGATGACAAATGTAGAAGGCAGAGTAACGCTCCGGGAAGCAAGCGTCGAACCGTACGGAGAGTCAAAACATGACTGGCAAATCATTCAGGATCTAGCTAGAGCTCTTGGAAAAGAAAAATACTTTTCTTATACATGTGCAGAAGACATTTTTAATGAACTCCGAAAAGCAAGTAAGGGCGGGATCGCAGACTATTATGGTATCACGTATAAGCGGTTAAAAAATGGAAACGGCATTCTTTGGCCATGTCCGACGTTGGATCACCCTGGTACGCCTCGGTTATTTGATCAGACGTTTCATCGAGCGAACAAAAAAGCGTCTATGGTTGTAGTGCCAAATGAGGCGTTTGTTCCTAAAGAAGCCCCCAGTCCTGATTTTCCACTTTATTTAACGACCGGGAGGGAACTGGCTCATTATTTAACCGGGGTACAGACGAGAAGCAGCCCAAGTTTACTGGCGAGGAGTTTTGAATCGTTTATGGAAATCCATCCAGAAACAGCAGGGGCATACGGCATTCAAGACCAATCGTTTGTACAACTAACGTCTCCTCAAGGAAGCCTCGTTGTACGTGCCCGTTACAGTGATAAAACTCGACAGGACACGGTCTTTGTGCCATTTCATTGGGGCGGGCAACAAAACATCAATCGATTGGTTTCGGCAAATTTAGATCCTGATTGCCGAATGCCTGGGTTTAAAGTGAGTGTCGTTAAGGCAGAACCATTAAAACAAACAAGATAA
- a CDS encoding nitrate/nitrite transporter has translation MRLSDLRKSGHSPSLFSAFLYFDVSFMIWVLLGALGVYITAEFDLTATQLGLIVGLPILAGSFFRIIVGIMADRYGPKKTGIVGMCVTIIPLTWGWLFGNSVSELLMIGILLGVAGASFSASLPMASRWYPPHLQGVAMGIAGAGNSGTLLATLFGPRLAEVYGWNGVMGLALIPLLLVLLSFCLMAKEPPNQPKPKKRQEYLLVLKEKDAWYFCLLYSVTFGGFVGLSSFLSYFFVTQYAVSGVRAGEFVTLVVAAGSLLRPIGGLIADKIGGTRLLFVLFIGIAVCMFAVSTMPPVALAIAVLFIGMGCLGMGNGAVFQLVPQRFQEEIGVVTGLVGAAGGVGGFFLPNILGLFKDWTGTYASGFIVFGIVSCFACVLLFYAQLSWKKGIAQTS, from the coding sequence ATGAGGCTATCTGATTTAAGAAAAAGCGGACACTCCCCTTCGCTTTTTTCGGCATTTTTATACTTTGATGTCAGCTTTATGATCTGGGTACTATTAGGCGCATTGGGGGTTTACATTACAGCTGAATTCGATTTAACAGCCACACAATTAGGATTGATTGTTGGTCTTCCGATTTTAGCGGGTTCATTCTTCCGCATTATCGTCGGGATTATGGCAGATCGATATGGACCTAAAAAAACCGGTATCGTTGGCATGTGTGTAACCATTATTCCTCTTACTTGGGGCTGGCTGTTTGGAAATAGTGTGTCAGAACTCTTAATGATTGGAATTCTACTCGGTGTCGCTGGTGCTAGCTTCTCCGCCTCTCTTCCAATGGCAAGTCGATGGTACCCCCCACATTTGCAAGGTGTGGCGATGGGGATAGCAGGTGCAGGGAATAGTGGAACTTTACTTGCGACATTATTTGGACCACGCTTGGCGGAAGTATACGGGTGGAATGGGGTAATGGGACTCGCTCTAATTCCGCTCCTCCTTGTCCTGCTTTCATTTTGTTTGATGGCAAAAGAACCGCCTAATCAACCGAAACCGAAAAAGCGACAAGAGTATCTATTAGTCTTAAAAGAAAAAGATGCGTGGTACTTTTGTTTGCTTTACAGTGTGACCTTCGGCGGGTTTGTCGGATTATCTAGCTTTTTAAGTTATTTCTTTGTGACTCAATACGCGGTATCAGGCGTAAGAGCGGGAGAATTTGTCACACTCGTTGTAGCAGCCGGCAGTTTGCTCCGGCCAATTGGCGGGCTAATTGCGGATAAAATAGGCGGGACACGCTTATTATTTGTTCTTTTCATTGGCATTGCCGTCTGCATGTTTGCTGTCAGTACCATGCCTCCTGTCGCCTTAGCGATTGCTGTTCTTTTTATCGGAATGGGTTGTTTAGGGATGGGGAATGGCGCGGTGTTTCAATTAGTTCCCCAACGGTTCCAAGAGGAAATTGGGGTTGTTACCGGGCTTGTAGGAGCAGCTGGTGGAGTCGGGGGGTTCTTTCTACCAAATATTTTAGGCTTATTTAAGGACTGGACTGGAACATATGCCAGTGGCTTCATTGTGTTTGGAATCGTTTCATGCTTTGCATGTGTTCTCCTTTTCTACGCACAGCTTTCGTGGAAAAAAGGAATAGCTCAAACCTCTTAA
- a CDS encoding DUF2188 domain-containing protein, which yields MPWTMQDYPSSLKNFDKPVRKKAIEIANAMLDDGYDEDRAIPIATEQAKEWYENATKQEIESFNANGQVKPSSNRSSSSSPELTERKEQVVKRDDGWAVQAKGAKQPAYVFSTKKEALQKAHSIADNKGTDVEIHDSSSN from the coding sequence ATGCCTTGGACAATGCAGGACTACCCTTCTTCACTTAAGAATTTTGATAAACCTGTCCGAAAAAAAGCAATCGAAATTGCTAATGCGATGCTTGATGATGGGTATGATGAAGATCGAGCGATTCCGATTGCAACAGAGCAAGCAAAAGAATGGTATGAAAATGCGACTAAACAGGAAATTGAATCGTTTAATGCGAATGGACAAGTAAAGCCCTCTTCCAATCGCTCTTCTTCTTCATCTCCCGAATTAACCGAACGTAAAGAACAAGTCGTAAAACGGGATGATGGTTGGGCTGTTCAAGCAAAAGGCGCAAAACAGCCAGCTTATGTGTTTTCTACAAAAAAAGAAGCACTCCAAAAAGCTCATTCCATCGCTGATAATAAAGGCACGGACGTTGAGATTCACGATTCATCATCGAATTAG
- a CDS encoding BglG family transcription antiterminator, whose translation MLSSRQKKIVAKLMESTQYVTIEFLAKWLDVSGRTIRYDLDSIDVKIRSTGARVKRMPGKGVMLRVGEENRPLLYELTEERQSNTDKDTLVLMMGLYAVIKGSFTIQQLADEFYLSRSSIQKYLPDVEEWLDHFDLQVMKQAWKGLQVIGTERSLRFALYQMLSEKQADLERVHEWLKVEPLEQELVESWLSSCQKDRGIHYSETSLKLLFLFLCWWREQFEAGRYVFIPKEHRHKNRYHLGDVKRFIEKNAEDNRVMIHECAFLDDLFDQAKVVSYQKEAVNGRNYQREIQFSKQLLAQVSTVLQVDLQADEKLLNDLTYHVKAAFNRLAQGVEIDNPYTEEIKVRYRAIYEMVFQMTNDMGYRLFAAEVAFITMHISAAFERSRSRKFLPTVLVVCSSGLATSSILTTKLEHIEPGFHLINVVNTTDLERVLEESGPDFVLTTQDLSLKQMHPIKLFRVSPLLSDDDKRLIQHEAHKIINRKQLAAFNELYKQASLVEPALFDEKIHTAKTHDWRDAVSLAAKPLLQAGYIKQSYVQEMIMSVERNGTYMVFLPRIAFVHASQDNVIKEGISMTVLEQEIDFGDLNPERVDIVIVLAIKEAHNQDFLQLFRYLEDEKSRETILAKWSERKDATR comes from the coding sequence ATGTTGTCCTCCAGACAAAAGAAAATAGTAGCTAAATTAATGGAAAGCACACAATATGTCACGATTGAATTTTTAGCCAAATGGCTAGATGTTAGCGGAAGGACGATCCGTTATGACTTAGATTCAATTGATGTCAAGATTCGATCTACTGGTGCGCGAGTGAAGCGTATGCCTGGTAAAGGCGTAATGCTTCGAGTCGGTGAAGAGAACCGCCCACTTCTGTACGAATTAACTGAAGAGAGGCAGTCAAACACGGACAAAGATACCTTGGTATTAATGATGGGGTTGTACGCTGTTATAAAAGGTTCATTTACAATTCAACAGCTTGCTGATGAATTTTACTTGAGTCGCTCCAGTATTCAAAAGTACTTGCCAGATGTGGAGGAGTGGCTTGATCATTTTGATCTTCAAGTCATGAAGCAAGCATGGAAAGGCCTGCAAGTAATTGGTACAGAACGAAGCTTGCGCTTTGCCCTCTATCAGATGTTGTCCGAAAAGCAGGCTGATTTGGAGCGTGTCCACGAATGGTTAAAGGTGGAACCACTTGAGCAAGAGCTTGTTGAAAGTTGGCTTAGCTCTTGTCAAAAAGATAGAGGCATTCATTATAGCGAAACATCGCTTAAACTGTTGTTTCTTTTCTTATGCTGGTGGAGAGAACAATTTGAAGCCGGGAGGTATGTATTTATACCGAAAGAACATCGTCATAAAAACCGTTACCACTTAGGTGATGTAAAACGCTTTATTGAAAAAAATGCTGAAGACAACCGTGTGATGATTCATGAATGCGCATTCTTGGATGATTTGTTTGATCAGGCAAAAGTGGTTTCTTATCAAAAAGAAGCGGTGAATGGGCGGAATTATCAGCGTGAGATTCAATTTAGCAAGCAGCTACTCGCACAAGTTTCGACTGTGTTACAAGTTGACCTACAGGCAGATGAGAAGTTATTAAACGATTTAACGTATCATGTGAAAGCTGCCTTTAATCGATTGGCTCAAGGCGTAGAAATTGATAATCCTTACACGGAAGAAATTAAAGTTAGGTATCGAGCCATTTATGAAATGGTTTTTCAAATGACAAATGATATGGGCTATCGCTTATTTGCGGCAGAAGTGGCTTTTATTACGATGCATATTAGTGCTGCGTTTGAACGAAGCCGAAGTCGGAAATTCTTGCCAACGGTTCTTGTTGTTTGTTCGTCTGGTTTAGCCACTTCCTCTATTTTAACAACAAAATTAGAACACATTGAACCGGGCTTCCATTTAATTAATGTTGTCAATACGACGGATTTAGAACGTGTCCTGGAAGAAAGTGGACCGGACTTTGTATTAACGACGCAAGACCTTTCATTAAAACAAATGCATCCAATAAAACTGTTTCGCGTTAGCCCGCTATTAAGTGATGATGATAAACGACTGATTCAACATGAAGCGCACAAGATTATTAATCGAAAGCAGCTCGCTGCATTTAATGAACTTTACAAGCAAGCGTCGTTAGTGGAACCGGCTTTGTTTGATGAAAAAATACACACGGCCAAGACGCACGATTGGCGAGATGCGGTTTCACTTGCCGCTAAACCTCTATTGCAAGCGGGATATATTAAGCAAAGTTATGTACAAGAAATGATTATGTCAGTCGAGCGAAACGGCACATACATGGTGTTTTTACCACGAATTGCGTTTGTTCATGCTAGTCAGGACAACGTGATTAAAGAAGGTATTAGCATGACGGTGCTTGAACAAGAGATTGACTTTGGTGATTTAAATCCTGAACGGGTTGATATTGTCATCGTATTGGCAATAAAAGAAGCGCATAACCAAGATTTTTTACAGCTATTTCGTTACCTAGAGGATGAAAAATCGAGAGAGACGATCTTAGCAAAATGGAGTGAGAGAAAGGACGCGACGAGATGA